In Electrophorus electricus isolate fEleEle1 chromosome 10, fEleEle1.pri, whole genome shotgun sequence, the genomic window TTGCAGAACTGTAACGGTTAAACAATTAGACAGATTCTAATTATCAGCATAACTTTGCTGATATAGTGCTACAAAACTTCCTCCTTATTCCCTGGTTTCGAGGGTTACTCTTCTGTTTCAGTTTAGCAGGACAGGTCAATATCCTATGCCACCACTTAAAGGATCATAGAGAAAATAAGTTAGGTATTCCCTAATGATGcaataaggcaaaaaaaagtgCATAAGAATGCAACCATACCTGCATGATACAATGCACAAGAACAAAAACTGACATTTACACTAGCAGACAATTGTGAATCGTGCATCTTGATAGCTATCCATTTTGCTCCATTTTCTGTGAATAAATAAGATAGCATAATTCACAATTTTACAAGTCAAAAGATACCCCATAAGCCTAATGACCTTTCCCAGTCACCTATATATCTGCCTATGTATTTAGGTCCAACACTAAGTTTAATCTTATCCTGCAAAAACCTTAACTTCATTCATATTGTTTGGGGTCATGCTTTCACCAGTGGTCTCACTGTCAAAGACAATTCTAGTTATGGCAGGCAaaaattgaattttaaaaaaagtcataaaatcCATCAATATTTCCATACATCATCCAAGAAATAAATTATCAATaggcttttaaacatttttttttcttgaaacaccattatttcatatttatagaTTTACTTAAATAAGGTTTACTTTGCTAATTTATAGATTGACTTCAAATGAGGGGTGGGTTTATTTATGCTGAGTTGTTCCAATTGGACAGTAGGCCTGCAGGCTGACAGCTGTGCTTGGAAAACCTGAGACTGACAAGAATGTAGATATCCTTCAATAAAACCCAAACATGTttgcaaaaatgttaatataaaaCACATCTAAATAAATTCTTAAAAGTTCTGAATTTGTTAAATTACTTATTGACCATTCAATGAAAAAGATATACTTCCTAATTTGTCACTCACCTCCCACAGGCGAAATCTACGATTTCATAGTAAAAGCTCAAAGTTCAGGTTTTATACCCGGCTAAACAAAACCAACCTCCGGCATAAATATTAATTCACAATTCATTTGCAGAGAGATGAGATACACTATCTGAGATTTGATTCATGTTGGTATTTTGTTAAAAAAGGCAAGTTATTTCACAGTGAAGCAGTAAAGAAAAGCCACTGGCAACTTGTGATGGTTTAGTATCAGTGTCAAGTACAGCCCATCATTATGTACATTCATACATACGTCACTTCCCCATTGGCTCACACTTGAAATtctatttcagaaaaaaaaaaaacaacaacaacaaagaactAAATCAGTTGTAAAAAATAGGTCtcaaaaatcattttattgtgTAGAGAAATATTTAGCCAAGTGTGTCCATCAAATGTTCATTTTAGTCAGCAAACATCCAACTTATTCCCTGATTCAAAGCAGTCATGTTCTATCAAATGTTTATGAATAAGGAATACTTGTAAAAACTTTTGTATAGACAACATTTCACTTTCACAGCCATGTTTATCAGGCTGGAATGGGGTCAGGAAACTTCAGAGCCCTAATCTGGTGTTCTAAAAATTGCTGTAGTCCTGATCCTCTGGTAAatccattattttaaaaaccatGGACCTTCAACTGCTCTTCCTTTACAATGTTAATCTGTagaggaggggaggaaaaaaagtgaGACCCAAATTCATCAAATGtggcaaaaacacagacacacaggcaatTTACCTCAAGAAGAAACtggcaaatattttttctttggtCTCCTTGTAATTGAATAACTTCTCCATACTCAGGGTGCTCAATCACAGTACCATTGCATGCAaatttctgcaaaataaaagcagcaTAACTCTTAGAAGTAAAATTTAACAGAAGTATTAAATAGTGCTTTTACTTTGATGAAGTGACAAGTCTACATGTTCACAGTACATCACGGTCTTCATAAACAAAAAACGCAAACCTTTTTGAAGGCCTTCACAAGCTTTTTCTTGTCATAATCATCTGCAATTCCTTGCACAGTAGTAAGCGTCTTGCGCCCGTTTCGTTGCTGTATCCTTATGTGTATTTTATCTTCTGTCCCAGCAGGGAGCAAGTGGTCACCCTTAGTTGCATCAGCAAAGGGATCTGAAAAggcaaaacatttaacaatCAACTAAAACGTGCTACAAAACAGATCAAATCAATTTGCCATTTAGCTAACACTTACTGTGTTGTAATCAAGAAAAGTGTTATTAAGACACTTGTCTAGTGGTGAGTGTTTACATCGAATTTAATTTCTACATGAAACTTGGCGTTAGCTAGTTTTGCCCCCTTTGCActaatcaacattttaaaattaccGTGGCCACAACATACAGAAACCTTTTTACACAGGACTCCCATATTATCATAATTTTGACATGGGTTACATATCTCTGAACTGTAAATCGCAAAAGAATGAATGTTTGAAGTTTGTTGTAAACAGCTAGCTGTGTTAAGTACCTAGCATCGCTAGCTATCTTGCCATGGTAGCGTTAGCTAGATGTAACTTGCGAATCCatcatagctagctagctgacttAGCTACTTGGCAAGCTAATAACCGTAGTTGTGTATACAACAGGCTTTATGGCCATTCGTGTAACAGGCTAGCTAACCgctaactaaataaaaaactgtCCACCGTATCTAGCGTGCGCAGACACAATTGGCTAGTTAGCTTGCTAGTTTGTTGTCCGCTATTTGCGTGGTTGGGACATTTCATCACCCAAGCAGCTAATTTGCTCCTGAAAACGTAACCCAACAACTTGAAGTAGCTGTTCTTGGAATTTATTCACCTCAAGCTTTTTTGTTAGCCCGCTAGTTAAGACACAGATGCATCGAATTATTTAATTAAGCTAGTTATGATATGTGGCTGTAGGTTGGGGTGCCATGTTGTTCATATCCCCTGTATGGCTTAGGTAGCCAGCTAGCAAGCGTATTGTGTTCAAGTtgtaagatagctagctagacaaCTTACCAAAAGACTGGAGGTTCTGGATAGAGGACATGCGATATTATTACAGTAACTTTATATACGAAAGATATGTGCACCTAACGGCGTTTCTTTTATTACTAGTATTTGTTATAGCTAAAGCAAATGCGATAATGGCCTAACAGGCTAAGCTACCTATCAAACTACAGCTTACAACATACAGTCCTAGCTCGAAAGACCGAAATCAAAGCGAACAgaatctttttgctttgttcttaAGCAACCGTAAAGCAAGAAGCTCATTGGCCAAATACAAGCAAAGGCGGGGTTGAGTTTTTCCTGGGCTGTCGAGGTCGTCGGAGCTACTGATTGATATTCGACTActtggtttgtttattattcCCCTTCAATTGCTATTTTCCCAATCAAAATAAATTTTTGTCTATTTCTCTTTACGGGTAATTAAGCACTCTCAAGTGAAATCCTTGCATTAACGCAAAGGATACACAACAAAAAATGaggataatttttttttaaaggaatacgaaggtagttttatttattcacttatgCTAAGTGTCGATCTACCAATTAGATTTTGATGGTGCAAAGTTCTTAAATTTTGCCAGTTTTGTAGAATTTGCAAAGCATTAACATTCGGGAAACGGCCCAATTCTTAATAATCTAACCCAATAGATCTGTTATACTGGAcgataaaaagaaaataacgcTTTCACAGAAAAAACATAACTTTTAATCAGCAATTCTAATTTactttaggaaaaaaaaaaacagactgaaaatTTCAGTCTCCTGGCACTACTTCcaaaaacaggaacagagatcacttttcttttaaaaattaaccAACACAGTAGCACACCTGAATAGGAAAAACCTGAGACCCTTAAAGGCCTGAGTGATGTTACACACTGTAGGTGCTATGACCAAATCCATTTATAACATTCACAAATAACAGAGTGGTGGTGAGAGTAACAGTACTATGTGCCCCTGAGCTTACTCaatcacacacttcacaccttCCCCAGGTACCACTGTATACAATCAGGCAAtcagaaatataatttaattactaATATACCTACAATGCAGGGCTAAAGAATGTTCATAATTCAACCCTTTATACATCTCACAAATTAACTGAAGCTGGCACACATTAAACTGGTGATCTCAGGGTTGGAAGAAGAGATGCTGACCCTGGACACTGCCAAAGAAGGCTGGCTGGACAGTGCAGCATGGTGAATGTGCTGCCAGCCTAATTGAAGGCAATGGTGACTCACCAGATAAGACCACTATGGTTCTGTTACAGTTGGTGCTGTATAATGGGAACATCTAAAATATAATGGGAAGGGCCCTTAAGAAATATTCAAAGCTCAGCTAGAACTGGTTACAGTTTAATGGCTGTTGGATGGATCCACTGCCATTCATTTGGAGCAGTGTTAGAAGTCctcctcagtgtgtgttctgaatcACAGAGACATCTCTCAGCACAGAGGTTGTctacacatttttaatttcagtaaaaagggagaaaaaggcCTCGGCTTCTTACTGTCCTTTTTGGCAACTTTGACATTCATGAAAGAGTCTTGGCACTGTGCAAACCCTGACCTTTTAAAACACAACAAGGAACTTAGTTCAATGTtttgcagagacagagaaaaatacTTAGGGCATacaaaaactaaacaataaAGAATGTAGTTAGTGCTCAGATAGTTAATAGCTAGTGTATAGATCCTAGGctccatttcatttttccaCAACAGACTTTTCATTTTGTACAATACAACAATATTCTATTCCCCCACATTACcatgcatttatccaaagcaacttacactcaagttgtactcagtcataagtgttaagggtcttgctcaggggcccaacagtggcaacttggcagtggtggggcttgaaccagcaaccatcccattacaagtcaagtgcctGAACCACTGCCCTACCAGTAGATATATTAGACTTCAAAAAtcagacaacaacaacaacaacaacaaattataCTTCTATACAAAAGCA contains:
- the eif1b gene encoding eukaryotic translation initiation factor 1b; the protein is MSSIQNLQSFDPFADATKGDHLLPAGTEDKIHIRIQQRNGRKTLTTVQGIADDYDKKKLVKAFKKKFACNGTVIEHPEYGEVIQLQGDQRKNICQFLLEINIVKEEQLKVHGF